Proteins from a single region of Antechinus flavipes isolate AdamAnt ecotype Samford, QLD, Australia chromosome 2, AdamAnt_v2, whole genome shotgun sequence:
- the HARS1 gene encoding histidine--tRNA ligase, cytoplasmic — translation MADRAALEEAVRLQGERVRGLKLQKAGAELIEEEVSKLLKLKAELGSDEGKQKFVLKTPKGTRDYSPRQMAVREKVFDVIISCFKRHGAEVIDTPVFELKETLTGKYGEDSKLIYDLKDQGGELLALRYDLTVPFARYLAMNKLTNIKRYHIAKVYRRDNPAMTRGRYREFYQCDFDIAGQFDPMIPDAECLKIICEILSALQLGDFLIKVNDRRILDGMFNVCGVPDSKFRTICSSVDKLDKMSWEDVKNEMVEEKGLAPEVADLIGAYVKQHGGVSLIEQLLQDPKLSQNKQALEGLGDLKLLFEYLTLFGITEKITFDLSLARGLDYYTGVIYEAVLLQAPARQGEEPLGVGSVAAGGRYDGLVGMFDPKGRKVPCVGLSIGVERIFSIVEQRMEASEEKVRTTETQVLVAAAQKKLLEERLKLVAELWDRGIKAELLYKKNPKLLTQLQYCEETGIPLVAIIGEQELKDGVVKLRSVASREEVDIRKENLVEEIRRRTSQYPPHLLN, via the exons ATGGCGGATCGAGCTGCGCTGGAGGAGGCCGTGAGGCTCCAAGGCGAGCGAGTGCGAGGCCTCAAGCTTCAGAAGGCGGGCGCCGAACTG ATCGAGGAGGAGGTTTCAAAGCTCCTGAAGCTGAAGGCAGAGCTGGGTTCTgatgaaggaaaacagaaatttgTGCTTAAAACTCCAAAG GGCACAAGAGACTATAGCCCTAGGCAGATGGCTGTTCGGGAGAAGGTTTTTGATGTGATCATCAGCTGCTTCAAGCGTCATGGTGCAGAAGTAATAGATACTCCTGTGTTTGAATTGAAG gaAACATTGACTGGAAAGTATGGGGAAGACTCTAAGCTCATATATGATCTGAAGGATCAAGGTGGTGAGCTGTTGGCCCTTCGTTATGACCTCACT GTTCCTTTTGCTCGATATCTGGCAATGAATAAACTAACCAACATTAAACGCTATCATATTGCAAAGGTGTACCGTCGAGATAACCCTGCAATGACTCGTGGTCGTTACCGGGAATTTTACCAGTGT GATTTTGACATTGCTGGACAGTTTGATCCCATGATCCCTGATGCAGAATGTCTGAAGATAATTTGTGAGATCCTGAGTGCACTTCAACTGGGGGACTTCCTTATTAAG GTGAATGACAGGAGAATTCTGGATGGAATGTTCAATGTCTGTGGTGTTCCTGACAGCAAATTCCGTACCATTTGCTCTTCAGTGGACAAGCTAGACAAG ATGTCATGGGAAGATGTGAAGAATGAAATGGTGGAAGAAAAAGGCCTGGCCCCTGAAGTGGCAGATCTTATTGGGGCCTATGTGAAGCAGCATG GTGGAGTGTCCCTAATAGAACAACTATTGCAGGATCCCAAACTCTCACAGAACAAGCAGGCCCTGGAGGGGTTGGGGGACCTGAAACTGCTATTTGAGTATCTGACCCTGTTTGGTATTACAGAGAAA ATCACCTTTGACCTGAGCCTGGCCCGGGGCCTGGATTACTATACAGGGGTGATCTATGAAGCAGTGCTTCTTCAGGCCCCAGCCCGACAGGGGGAAGAACCACTTGGTGTGGGCAGCGTGGCTGCTGGAGGGCGCTATGATGGTCTTGTTGGCATGTTTGACCCCAAGGGCCGCAAGGTGCCATGCGTGGGGCTCAGCATTGGGGTTGAAAGGATCTTCTCCATTGTGGAACAGAGGATGGAG GCGTCTGAAGAAAAAGTTAGGACAACAGAGACCCAGGTGCTTGTGGCTGCAGCCCAAAAGAAGCTTTTGGAGGAAAGGTTGAAGCTTGTTGCAGAACTGTGGGACAGAGGCATTAAG GCTGagttgctgtacaaaaagaacccCAAACTGCTGACTCAGTTGCAGTACTGTGAGGAGACTGGTATACCACTGGTGGCCATCATTGGGGAGCAAGAGCTGAAGGATGGAGTTGTCAAGCTGCGCTCTGTAGCCAGCAGAGAAGAG GTGGATATTCGGAAAGAAAACCTTGTGGAAGAAATCAGGAGACGAACAAGTCAATATCCCCCCCATCTGCTGAACTGA
- the LOC127550007 gene encoding histidine--tRNA ligase, mitochondrial-like, whose protein sequence is MRGSFTSLFSDTISLNFLLRNLVTSIFSFSGLSLSVPFAPILSRLILRCTACGTVGREAPALAMQRLGPLSREAWATLTLQLLRPPCTGASLLFRRVLGGLLQPPAREFAEARLKIQLESDKEKSNFVIKTPKGTRDLNPQQMAIREKILNAVIRCFKCHGAKGLDTPVFELKEVLTEKYGENSRLIYDLKDQGGELLALRYDLTVPFARYLAMNKIKKMKRYHIGKVWRRESPSINQGRYREFCQCDFDIAGRFDPMIPDAECLKIIYEILNTLQLGNFLIKVNDRRILDGMFAVCGVPENKLRFVCSSVDKLGKMSWKDVREEMVGKMGLASEVADCIGDYIQQHGGVSLVEQLLQDPKLSQNKLALEGLRDLKLLFEYLTLFGITEKIIFDLSLARGLDYYTGVIYEAVLLQAPARQGEELLGVGSVAAGGRYDDLVGMFDPKGHKVPCVGLSIGVERIFSIVEQRMEAIEKIQMTETQVLVATAQKNFLKERMKLIAELWDAGIKAEMLYKKDPSFLSQLHYCEETGIPLVAVIGERELKDGVIKLRSVASREEVDIKRENIVTEIQRRTRES, encoded by the exons ATGCGTGGGAGTTTCACTTCACTTTTCTCTGACAcgatttccctcaatttcctcctccGTAATCTGGTGACCAGCATTTTCTCATTCTCTGGACTCAGCCTAAGTGTTCCCTTTGCCCCAATCCTTTCCCGCCTCATCCTCCGGTGTACAGCCTGCGGGACTGTGGGAAGAGAAGCCCCAGCCCTCGCCATGCAGCGCCTCGGGCCCTTGTCTCGGGAGGCCTGGGCCACGCTGACCCTCCAGTTGCTGCGACCTCCCTGCACCGGGGCCTCGCTGCTTTTCCGCCGGGTGCTAGGAGGCCTGCTGCAGCCTCCAGCGCGGGAG TTTGCAGAAGCCAGATTGAAGATTCAGCTGGAATCAGATAAAGAGAAATCCAATTTTGTTATCAAGACTCCCAAG GGTACCAGGGATCTTAACCCTCAACAGATGGCTATTCGAGAGAAAATCCTTAATGCTGTCATCAGATGCTTCAAGTGCCATGGAGCTAAAGGGCTAGATACTCCAGTGTTTGAACTAAAG GAAGTGCTAACGGAGAAATATGGAGAGAACTCTAGACTCATCTATGACCTGAAAGATCAAGGTGGGGAGCTACTGGCTCTTAGATATGACCTCACA GTCCCTTTTGCTCGTTATCTGGCTATGAATAAGATAAAGAAGATGAAACGCTATCATATTGGAAAGGTGTGGCGACGGGAGAGTCCTTCCATAAACCAAGGTCGATACCGAGAGTTCTGCCAATGT GATTTTGACATTGCAGGTCGATTTGATCCCATGATCCCTGATGCAGAGTGTTTAAAGATCATATATGAAATCCTAAATACATTGCAGTTGGGGAACTTCTTAATTAAG GTGAATGACAGGCGAATTTTGGATGGCATGTTTGCTGTCTGTGGGGTCCCTGAAAACAAATTACGATTTGTGTGTTCTTCAGTGGATAAGCTGGGCAAG ATGTCCTGGAAGGATGTGAGAGAAGAAATGGTAGGAAAGATGGGTCTGGCTTCTGAAGTGGCAGATTGTATTGGGGATTACATCCAGCAGCATG GTGGAGTGTCCCTAGTAGAGCAACTACTGCAGGATCCCAAACTCTCACAGAACAAGCTGGCCCTGGAGGGATTAAGGGACCTGAAACTGCTATTTGAGTATCTGACCCTATTTGGTATTACAGAGAAA ATCATCTTTGACCTGAGCCTGGCCCGGGGCCTGGACTACTATACAGGGGTAATCTATGAAGCAGTGCTTCTTCAGGCCCCAGCCCGACAGGGGGAAGAACTGCTTGGAGTGGGCAGCGTGGCTGCTGGAGGGCGCTATGATGATCTTGTTGGCATGTTTGACCCCAAGGGCCACAAGGTGCCATGCGTGGGGCTCAGTATTGGGGTTGAAAGGATCTTCTCTATTGTGGAGCAGAGGATGGAG GCCATTGAGAAAATTCAAATGACAGAGACACAGGTCCTTGTAGCTACAGCACAAAAGAATTTCCTTAAAGAACGGATGAAACTGATTGCAGAGCTTTGGGATGCTGGGATCAAG GCTGAGATGCTATATAAAAAGGACCCCAGTTTTCTCTCTC
- the WDR55 gene encoding WD repeat-containing protein 55: MAAPCEVRHGVGEWDSPEQEAEGDSRRLPTSLPLDAAVQSDTDTDAETEDSAPRERDTPEDIVLEAPANGLAFHPARNLVAAGDVDGDVFVFEYSCWEGENKELWSSGHHLRSCRDLAFSEDGQKLITVSKDKAIHILDVEQGRLDKRISKAHNVAINSLLLVDEHLLATGDDSGRIRLWDQRKEGPIMDLRQHEDYIADMALDPTKKLLLTASGDGCLGVFNIKRHRFELLSEAQSGDLTSVKLMKRGKKVACGSSEGTIYLFNWNGFGATSDRFALKAESIDCIVPITDNLLCTGSTDGIIRAVNILPNRVVGSVGQHAGEPVEQLALSHCGKFLASSGHDHRLKFWDVTQLRSVVVDDYRKRKKKGGQLQALSSKAWGMDDFFAGLKEEEDTVPDPVEEESEDSD, from the exons ATGGCGGCCCCCTGTGAAGTGAGGCACGGTGTAGGGGAATGGGACTCCCCTGAGCAAGAGGCTGAGGGAGATTCCCGACGCCTTCCGACCTCTCTTCCTTTGGATGCTGCCGTGCAGAGCGACACGGACACTGATGCGGAAACGGAAGACTCGGCGCCCCGAGAGCGGGACACCCCCGAAGACATAGTGTTAGAGGCTCCTGCTAACGGGCTTGCCTTCCACCCTGCGCGGAATCTCGTGGCCGCCGGGGACGTGGACGGGGACGTGTTTGT CTTCGAGTACTCTTGCTGGGAGGGTGAAAACAAAGAGCTCTGGTCCTCGGGACACCATCTCAGGTCCTGCCGGGACCTGGCCTTCTCCGAAGACGGACAGA AACTTATCACTGTTTCCAAGGATAAAGCCATTCATATCCTGGATGTTGAGCAGGGCCGCCTGGATAAACGTATTTCCAAAGCTCACAA CGTAGCTATCAACAGCTTGTTGCTAGTGGATGAGCATCTGTTAGCTACAGGGGATGATAGTGGCAGGATTCGGCTCTGGGACCAGAGGAAAGAGGGTCCAATTATGGACTTGAGGCAACATGAGGACTACATTGCAGATATGGCTCTGGACCCCACTAAGAAACTGCTTCTTACTGCCAG TGGGGATGGTTGCCTTGGTGTCTTCAATATTAAGCGGCATCGGTTTGAACTTCTATCAGAAGCACAGAGTGGGGATTTAACATCTGTTAAACTTATGAAG agggGAAAGAAAGTTGCCTGTGGCTCTAGTGAAGGAaccatttatctctttaactgGAATGGTTTTGGAGCAACCAGTGACCGTTTTGCACTGAAAGCAGAGTCAATTGATTGTATTGTGCCCATCACAGACAATCTGCTGTGCACAGGCTCTACTGATGGCATTATCCG gGCAGTGAATATCCTGCCTAATCGAGTTGTGGGCAGTGTGGGGCAACATGCTGGTGAGCCTGTGGAACAGTTAGCCCTCTCCCACTGTGGTAAGTTTCTTGCCAGCAGTGGTCACGACCATCGGCTCAAGTTCTGGGATGTTACACAACTTCGATCAGTGGTCGTGGATGATTATCGGAAGCGGAAGAAGAAAGGTGGCCAGTTGCAAGCTCTGAGCAGCAAGGCCTGGGGCATGGATGACTTTTTTGCTGGACTTAAGGAAGAGGAAGACACAGTGCCTGATCCAGTTGAAGAAGAAAGTGAGGACAGTGACTAA
- the DND1 gene encoding dead end protein homolog 1 → MQSKRECELWCERVNPVNKAALEAWVRETGIRLVQVNGQRKYGGPPPGWVGSPPPAGSEVFIGRLPQDVYEHQLIPLFQRVGRLYEFRLMMTFSGLNRGFAYARYSSRRGAQAAIATLHNHPLRPACPLLVCRSTEKCELTLDGLPPTLNHQALLQALQPLGSGLQEALLLPSLMYPHTQIALLKFSSHRAAAMAKKALVEGRSKLCGEQVTVEWLKPDLKQRLRQQTEGPLFRGLGPEISHRTLPEKLGTPMPHSCAQTTLEAVCQQKHLGMPVFLTKCLGAGPAGWHRFWYQVVIPGHPMPFSGLIWVVVTKEGPSGHEVAKNAVSLRLLEALGEPRESESPGLGWLSC, encoded by the exons ATGCAGTCCAAGCGAGAGTGTGAG TTGTGGTGTGAGCGGGTGAATCCAGTGAACAAGGCTGCGTTGGAAGCCTGGGTGAGGGAAACGGGGATCCGACTGGTGCAAGTGAACGGGCAAAGGAAATACGGCGGTCCACCCCCAG GCTGGGTAGGCAGCCCTCCTCCAGCAGGTTCAGAGGTGTTCATCGGTCGCCTGCCCCAGGATGTGTATGAGCACCAGCTGATTCCACTGTTCCAGCGAGTGGGGCGTCTCTACGAGTTTCGTCTCATGATGACTTTTAGTGGCCTGAACCGAGGCTTCGCCTATGCTAGATACAGCTCCCGCCGCGGGGCCCAGGCTGCCATCGCCACTCTTCACAATCACCCTCTTCGACCTGCCTGCCCGCTGCTGGTCTGCCGGAGCACGGAGAAATGCGAGCTGACCCTGGATGGGTTGCCACCAACCCTGAACCACCAGGCCTTGCTTCAGGCCCTGCAGCCTCTCGGGTCCGGTCTGCAGGAAGCACTGCTACTCCCCAGCCTTATGTACCCCCACACACAGATTGCACTGCTCAAGTTTAGCTCCCACCGGGCGGCAGCCATGGCGAAGAAAGCTCTAGTAGAAG GGCGCTCAAAGCTCTGTGGTGAGCAGGTGACAGTAGAATGGCTGAAGCCCGACCTGAAGCAACGACTCCGACAGCAAACAGAAGGTCCTTTATTTCGGGGGTTGGGGCCTGAGATAAGTCATAGGACCTTGCCTGAGAAATTAGGGACCCCAATGCCCCACAGCTGTGCCCAGACTACCCTCGAGGCCGTGTGCCAACAGAAGCACCTAGGTATGCCCGTATTTCTCACTAAGTGCTTGGGCGCTGGGCCCGCAGGCTGGCACCGCTTCTGGTACCAAGTGGTGATTCCTGGTCACCCCATGCCTTTCAGTGGCCTCATCTGGGTGGTTGTAACTAAAGAGGGGCCAAGTGGACATGAAGTTGCCAAGAATGCTGTGTCCCTTCGCCTCCTAGAAGCATTAGGTGAGCCAAGAGAAAGCGAGAGCCCAGGATTGGGGTGGCTTTCCTGCTAA